A single genomic interval of Oreochromis aureus strain Israel breed Guangdong linkage group 12, ZZ_aureus, whole genome shotgun sequence harbors:
- the LOC120443074 gene encoding tripartite motif-containing protein 35-like, with amino-acid sequence MTEKLAIVENFLSCHVCSETFRDPVSLSCGHSFCSSCLQKFWEQTKNKNCPICKRKSSRDETSINVSLKELADSFAKRQSESSPETEKVKEDEKEEVVCDKHPDVPYWYCEDEDRAVCPVCEFSLHQSHKVVPVEEAVSDLKEQLKSDLKSLQDKRNKYKQVEETYNEVIQHSKKQLLSTERQIRAEFNKLQQFLKEEEESRLAALREEEEQKGRTISREMKMIEEQISSLSDSISAVEEELQKHSVSFLSSYKDTQSRARAQSSVSDPQLVSGALIDVAKHLGNLSFRVWEKLKEKVHFSPVILDPNTANCCLYLSDDLTSVRHGDTKQQLPDNPERNTNYTSVFGSEGFSSGKHSWEVEVGDHPDWIVGLVKESVDRKGECFASPTCGIWCLTHYRGKYTNGDGQTVTVKKSLQRIRVQLDYDRGEVSFYDPDLKICDMTL; translated from the coding sequence atGACTGAGAAACTTGCAATCGTAGAAAATTTCCTGAGCTGCCACGTGTGTTCAGAGACTTTCAGAgatcctgtgtctctgagctgcgGCCACAGCTTCTGTTCAAGCTGCCTGCAGAAATTCTGggaacaaactaaaaacaaaaactgtcccatttgtaaaagaaaatcttCAAGGGATGAAACATCAATAAACGTTTCTCTCAAAGAACTCGCTGACTCCTTTGCTAAGAGGCAGAGTGAGAGCTCACCTGAGACAGAAAAAGTAAAGGAGGATgagaaggaggaggtggtgtgtgATAAACATCCAGACGTCCCTTACTGGTACTGTGAGGATGAAGACAGAGCTGTGTGTCCTGTGTGTGAGTTTTCTCTCCACCAGAGTCACAAAGTGGTTCCTGTAGAAGAAGCAGTCAGTGACCTGAAGGAGCAGCTGAAATCTGACTTAAAGTCTCTGCAGGACAAGAGGAACAAATACAAACAAGTGGAGGAAACATACAATGAAGTGATTCAACACTCCAAGAAGCAGCTGTTGTCCACAGAGAGGCAGATCAGAGCAGAGTTCAACAAGCTCCAGCAGTtcctgaaagaggaagaggagtccAGACTGGCAGctctgagggaggaagaggagcagaagggGAGGACTATCAGCAGAGAGATGAAGATGATTGAGGAGCAGATCTCCTCTCTGTCAGACAGCATCTCTGCTGTTGAAgaagagctgcagaaacacagcgtGTCATTCCTCAGCAGTTATAAAGACACTCAGAGCAGAGCCAGAGCCCAGAGCTCAGTGTCAGATCCACAGCTGGTCTCAGGAGCACTGATAGATGTggccaaacacctgggcaacctgTCCTTCAGAGTGTGGGAGAAGTTGAAGGAGAAGGTCCACTTCAGTCCTGTCAttctggacccaaacactgcAAACTGCTGTCTTTATCTGTCTGATGATCTGACCAGTGTGAGACACGgagacacaaaacagcagcttcctgataaTCCAGAGAGAAACACTAATTATACCAGTGTTTTTGGCTCTGAGGGCTTCAGctcagggaaacacagctgggaggtggaggtgggagACCATCCTGACTGGATAGTGGGTTTAGTTAAAGAGTCAGTTGACAGGAAGGGAGAGTGTTTTGCATCACCAACATGTGGAATCTGGTGTTTAACACATTACAGGGGAAAATACACTAATGGTGATGGTCAGACTGTGACAGTGAAGAAGAGTCTCCAGAGGATCAGAGTCCAGCTGGACTATGACAGGGGGGAGGTGTCCTTCTATGACCCTGATCTCAAAATCTGTGACATGACTCTCTGA